One Glycine soja cultivar W05 chromosome 7, ASM419377v2, whole genome shotgun sequence genomic window, ttattgattaaaaaacatttattaaaaatttaaaattttgacgaatttcactttaattttcattaatgaATTTTTTCGTTATTCGGttgtttttaataaactttaacTAAAAATTGAGTGTGTGCTAAAAAGCTGTTTATAGAAAGTGTGCCATCCACTCTTCATAGCTATGATGATTGAGGCTTTTTAGAGTTGCTCCAACGGTTCTTTGTTTGTAGCTATGTTCTGTAAACTCCACCATAACACTCTTCAAtcccaatttcaaatttaaattaagcaCAGTATTTcataaatggaaacaaaaaaagagtgaCTAATGCCACCGGATTTTATGTATAGAAGCAATGACTATTTTTCTACGTTTCCATCATCTAAGTAGACTAATTGGGCCTTTGTGGGTCCTCAATACCAATACTCCTAGCGAGTGGAGCAAGTGAGTCACCGAAATTGGAAGCTGCACTGtcaagcaaagaaaaaaaaaaaaaaacttctgtCTCCCACACCCGTAAAGAAAGATTAATAACTAGCAACAAAAGGCTAATCCTATTAGTTAAGGACATGTTTGGTATAATTTCTTTATAAGTGttttaaggaagaaaaaaataagataaaaaaaaataaaacgtacttcaaaaagtttatatataaattaatttttagaatctCTCCTATTAGcttatttaaaagatattttttaatttatatataagttaattttaacttataaaaaatattttatttttatttgtctctcttaaaagtatttataaaaaaataattcaaataaatccAAAATTGATTGTATGAATCAAGTACATAAATCACTTAATATCATTTACTTTAGTTAAAGATTAAATCTTCAGAGGTATTTTGAGTGACATTCTTTACACGTGTTGAAATCagcttaaagatttttttataatttttttttcttaattggaGCTACACTACACTagcatatcatatatatatatatatatatatatatatatatataccagtaAAATAAAGAGCAGAAGcagcaatcaaagaaaaagtggCATCCAACCAATCCCATTAAGTCATCATCATCTTCCCTATTCATTTTCATGCTTTCATCCTTCAATTTTTCACCTACTACCACAACAAGCTCCTTAACCCCCCTTCCATTTCCATCTAAACAACACACTTTATTGCAACTTAACtgtctctctctcacacacacacaaacacgtACACTTTATGGATAAGTACCCCCGTTTCATGATCATTGATGAACTAAAACATCTATGTGAACTCTGCTTGTGTTATAGTTTCTTATTCTTGAGACTTTTTCTGGCAAGTTTTGAACAAAGTTTCAACAGGTTAGAATGGATTCGTTCAATCAGAGTCATCAAACTACCAGCTTCAGGTACAATCCAAACTCGAACACAATGAATCATGCAGATGATGATGCTGAGTTCTCAGGGATTCTTGATATCTATGTTCATCATGCTAGGAACATTCACAACATATGCATGTATGATAATCAAGATGTGTATGCTAAGTTCTCTCTAACATACAACCCTGATGAGACTCTCTCCACCAGTATCATAAATGGTGGTGGAAAAAACCCAATATTCAATGAAAACTTGAGGATGAAGATAACCCAGATGGATGCCGTTCTCAAGTGTGAGATTTGGATGTTCAGCAGGTCAAGAAATCACTTGGAAGACCAGCATTTGGGATTTGCTTTGGTCCAAATTTCACAAGTTGTTGGCAAAGGAAAGGTGACAGAAGATTATAGCCTTTCCTCCACTGATCTTTTCCATTGTCCTCCTGGAACTGTCAAATTGACACTGTCTTTGGACAcatcattttcaatcaattccaCTGTGAATCCCATATCACAATCAGCTACTAATTCATCCATATCTTCAGAAGTTGTTTTGCTTGATCCAAAAATTTCACAAGATATGTCAGACCCAGTTGAGTATTCTAGAATTGAATTTCCTGATGTTAGTGTGACGAAGGAGAACCAGAAAATGGTTTCTGAGTACTTCAATTTGGAATCTTATGGTTCTTCTGCTTCAAGGCCTAATTCAGTGGGATTGCTACCATTTCTTCACCTTGGTGCTTCTCCTCGAGGTGATGATTATGAAATGACTGTGACTGCACCAGATGAGAATCATGAATCCACTTCTCCATATGAGAGCATTCAGAAATCTGTGTTCCCAAGTTCTACTACTACGAGCTTAAGTGATGAAAGAAACACAGGTGATTCAGTTGAGGAAAAGAACAACTTAAGGGATAACACATCAAATTCTTTCAATGTTTCAATCACAGTTGAAGGTTGTCAGAACTCTGGTGCTAGTCCAGATACCCCAACTTCCAAGAAAGAAACTGGAGCCAGAGATGAAAAGGAATCAAAGTTCACATCAAGGAAGGAAAAGGAGATCAATAGTGATAGAAATACAGAAGCTACAAGATTTGGTCAAGTTTTTTCTGCTCCACTAGGGAACATCAACATGGAGGCTGAGCAATCAGCTATGCAGCAGCAAATAGTTGACATGTACACGCGAAGCATGCAACAATTCACCGAGTCTTTGGCAAAAATGAAACTCCCAATGGACCTTGACAAACCCGAGAGTGAAGGTCAAGGTGATGTGGTTCAAAATCATAACAGCAACAAGTTAGAAACTGATAAGAAAAAGGATGGATCACGTGTGTTTTACGGTAGCCGAGCTTTCTTCTAGTTATATCTTGATGCAGCAAATGTGGTATGGTTGGTAGATAACCACGTGCCTAAAGAATGTGGTAAGGGATTTGATCTCCAAGCTAAGTTTGTGTGTATGGAAGAGTATCTATTGAGAGACGTTAATCCCTTAAGTGAATCTTAGTACCTCAAATGATTGGTCTCTGGCTTTCGGTGGGGATACTCCAGattcaccaaaaagaaaaaaaaacgttaTATCTTGATGCAGCAGAAACATGAATACTTTAGTTTATTGTAACATGGGGTACCTCAGTTTCTCTGgtgatatttattaattatgataGATTTTAGTTAATCCTGTATTGTTTAACCTTCCCTTTACAATCTTGTATTTTAGTGCAACACTGTACCCCAAAAAAGATACCTTCATGACTATGTATTTCTTTCTCTATAATGTAGTCATGGGAATGCTTGTGTTAATTTCCTATGCTATTCAAATCATGGAGCATTTTAAGATGTGTTTATTCACTATGTAGTATATAAATGAGCAAATTCATTCTGTGATGATAGCAGTAGTAAATTGTTGTGCTGAAGTAGATTGCAAGAAATTGTCTATTTTCATAACTAAATTCATAGTGCATAATTAACGTAGATTTAGAGTGAATTGAAAGGCTTTGGTCAGGTTGGAAACAAGTTGAAAGTGACTTTGTTGAGGCCAGACTGAAGTTGTTTTATAGAAAGCATATATACTAGTGGTTTTAATTAACACCAAATTGGCATGCATGCTAGCTCATCAAATAATTTCTATTCAACACGTCTCAATCTCCTTTTTGTTTGAGGCTGGTATCACCATCCTCAAGTCATATATATAGGTACAAAAATCTTACCTGctttttgaaagttttattgGATGCTTTTGACACCACTGTTGGGAAGTGTTCCACATGCTTTATTTTGCAATGATTGGTATGCCTTGTTTGAGAAAACCTTGTTGTACCCCCttattaagaacatatttgcaAATCAGTTAAAAAGTTACTTTTTAAAgctaaaatatttttgcaaaacaatcaggacctttacttttatttcaattttatttttattagttaaatttatattaaaatgaatgtTACAGTAATTTCAACTACAAACCAAACATACCAGAACTATTTCATCAAATTCTATAATTGAACAAATTATGTGTTTATAAGTATTATTATATCTATAGGCTCAAATATGGGTCCCATGTAGATTGAGAAATCAGAGCCGAAATTTGTATATTACATTGTAGTTCTGGTGGGTGGTGGGGGCAGGTTTACACCAATTTTGTCTACACAATGCATTTAACGAAAGGAGGACAGGGAAAAGGAAACACAATAAGAGGAATCCGAAGAGCCACGTTCACattgatttaattagaaaaatgctactagtatttatttatttgtttattttgataaataaagttTAAGAGGAGGAAACATTGTTTAAGATCTTTTTTTaaggctaaaatatattttttatttacataaatataaaaataattaaaatttatcattgtaaaattttcagtatattttttatttttataaaattaaaatgtgttattttttatcgATTTACATATATTATGAATTGAATTAActctttatatgtatatataacttattgcttttttctaatttttttgctGGACAACCTTTTCCTAATATATATCAAACTCCAATCttattaattgaattaactCTTTATTAGTGTTTTTTATGCAAATCTATTTACCATATATAAATTCTGAGACGCGAATTGTGACGCTGTCATCTCAGTTCTTTGTAATGCATACATTATTCGACGTCAACTTTTTTGCTTATGTGGCGTGCTCCTCTCACTTTACCATTTTCCTACACTCTTTAAAgtttgaaacaaattatttcCCGTTACTAAATGTCACCATTTGCTGTGTTCACTCTTAGAGTCcaaaacaaatgtttttttctcaGTGACTGAACTGTCATTAAagttttcaaaatcatcaagCAAATATTACTCTAATATTCCTTACGTTTGAGTATATGGTCTCGTTGTCTAAAACCAATTGCTTTTGATTGGTTACTATTCGCTGTGAATTGAACAGATTTTAGACTCTCCTCAAATGGACAAAATAAAGTTGCTTTTCTATATACCTTGCGATTGTAGCGGAATTCATTTGGTGGAAAGGCTTTTTCATAGGAAAACTACAAAGAAgtcattttcttctactttgaaGGTTGTATGtgttacatatttttaatatgtgagtcaacatataatattaaattatgtattatatatattatcgaTAAAATTTTACTGTCCctattaaagtaattttataaggataactttattgaaatatataacaTTGCAtttgatgtaatcgattatataaaTGTGTAGATATTATaagtcttatttttattattatgatggataaaatagaaataaaaaatatttaatagttacAACTCTTCTTGAATGAGTATaatgatgaaaaaatataattctttatGAGAGGATACTTAACTATTATAAAAAGGGTTATGGTCTCCAAGTAATATGTgccaattttcttttctaacaTCTCATCACTAGAGAAGATCAAGAGAGATTGTGCATAAATACTTGGAAGATCATTGAGCTCAATTGTTTCTTTATCTTATAATCATCCTTGGATACTGGTACGCTTccgctataattttttttttatattcttgatGATTTAACATAAAAGTTCATGTATGATGTTTATCATAATCCAATTTATCttcttcaaatttctaataagtGGTATCATAGTCCCTTTTATGTTGAatcattaagaaaataatttgaaattcttcTTTAAATACTTttgttgagtattttttttgttaaatcatTTTCAATTCGTTAATGGATACGATGTTTAATTCTTCTATCATTATATTTGGTACTATACACAATCATGGATACTAATTTCAATGCATTTTCAAATTCATTATAGTATCAAATGATTTCATTTCTGAATTGTCCACCTATTACTGCATTTTAGTTTAGGTGTTACaatcattatttattatgacAAGAAATCGCATTATGGTTTGGTGGTTTGTGGCTTCTCCCTATAAGTGTTGGTTGCATGTTCGAATCTAGGaaattatggtttttttttttcaaaattttaaaaccttaaaataaattcaaaagaaaGGTAGTGCTGGAATTCAAACTTGTGATGGTTGGAAAGAAGGAGGTGCCTTAATCCCCTATGTCATTTGGTTCAATTATGATGCATTTGAAACTTaaattatgtgtgtgtgtctgtctgtCTATcggtatatgtgtgtgttttgaaatgatttcattttttggcatttaaattcaaataattaaattatagaaattcattttttatcccTAATAAGTTTGTCCATAATTCTTAGTGGATTAATTGATACAATATGTTGCCAAAGTGACCTCTTTTATGAAGATTTTTCATAAAGAGTAATGGATGTTATATGCATATGTAATTTCATGTTGGTATTTTACTAGCCAAAAGGAAAGTCAATATTTGACATAATTATGCATGCATTTGTGATGATAAATACACAATAATATATGAGTTCatgcaaataataaataaatcaatccaAAGATAGTTTTAATTGACATGAATTATTGTTAGTGTTTGATCATTGAAACAAGATTTGTCATTTACAAGTAATATTAATGCCCAAAGACTTGATATTAATGTTGTTACATGTATCTTGTAATGAGTTATAATTACTTGAATTTATTTTTGCTagttaatattttgtttgagtATGATTATGttgtattattttgttttagctACTATTTCCTCAATATTTTCCAATTTAAGTTCTATTCCCGTGTTGAATGAGAGTAATTTCAAGGAATATAAAGATAACATTTAGATTGATTTGGGTTGCATGGATCTAAACCTTGCATTATAAACTAAACAACCTACTTCAGTTAATGATGCAAGTTCCTTTGAAGAACGGAGACACTTTGAGAAGTGGGATTGCTCAAATCGCATGAGTCTAATGATCATTAAGTGTGGTATTCTAGAAGCCTTTAGGGGTGTAGTGTCTGAAGGGATCACCAATGCTAAAGATTTCCTTGATTAACTAAAGAAATACTTTTCAAAAAATGATAAGGCAAAAACAAGTACATTGCTACAACACTTAATTTCCATGAAGTATAACGGAAAAAGAAACATTAGAGTACATCATGGAAATGTCTCATAGAGTTTCTAAGCTTAAAGGACTCAAGCTTGAACTATCTGAAGACCTCACTGTGCATTTGGTTTTGATCTCTCTTCTCGTGCAATATAGTAAATTCAAGGTAAGTTATAATTGCTAAAAGGAAAAATCAACTCTTAAGGAGCTTATTTCTTACCTTGTGCAAGAGGAGGAAAGATTAAAGCATGATAACACTAAAAGTGTTAATTTGGAAAGCACCTCTACAGgaaaggagaaaaagagaaagagatttGAGGCTGCAAGTGGTTcaaatcaaaagaaacatgTCATTGACAAGGATAAGTGTTTCTTTTATAAGAAATCTGGACATCAAAAGAAGGATTGTCCCAGATATCACACCTAAGGTTTAAAGATAGGTATACCTATTACTTTGGTTTGTTCTGAAGTTGATCTAGTTTAAGTATCTAGAAACACTTGGTGGTTAGATTTTAGTGCTACTACTCATATAAGTGTTTCTATGCAGGGTTGCTTGAACTACTGAAAGCCAAATGATGTTGAAAGATACATTTATGTAGGAGATGACTAGTCAATAGAAGTAGAAGCAATTGGTCATTTTAGGTTGTTATTAGGAACTCGATATTATTTGGATTTGATAGATACTTTTGTTGTATCATCATTTGGATGGAGTTTAGTTTCAGTTTTTGCATTGGACAAATCAGGTTActcttgttcatttggaaacAATAAGTTTTTATTGTCAATAAATCTAAATATGGTTGGCACTAGTTCTCTAATATGTtatgataatttatacttaCTCGAGATAATTGCATCTTATCAAGAAACCTTGCAAGCATCTTCATGCGGTACTAAGCATAAGATTAATCATGAGAATTCAGGATCATTATGGCACAAGCAATTAGGTCAGATTtctaaacaaagaattaaaTGACTTATGTCTGAAGGGATTTTTAA contains:
- the LOC114419885 gene encoding uncharacterized protein LOC114419885, producing the protein MDSFNQSHQTTSFRYNPNSNTMNHADDDAEFSGILDIYVHHARNIHNICMYDNQDVYAKFSLTYNPDETLSTSIINGGGKNPIFNENLRMKITQMDAVLKCEIWMFSRSRNHLEDQHLGFALVQISQVVGKGKVTEDYSLSSTDLFHCPPGTVKLTLSLDTSFSINSTVNPISQSATNSSISSEVVLLDPKISQDMSDPVEYSRIEFPDVSVTKENQKMVSEYFNLESYGSSASRPNSVGLLPFLHLGASPRGDDYEMTVTAPDENHESTSPYESIQKSVFPSSTTTSLSDERNTGDSVEEKNNLRDNTSNSFNVSITVEGCQNSGASPDTPTSKKETGARDEKESKFTSRKEKEINSDRNTEATRFGQVFSAPLGNINMEAEQSAMQQQIVDMYTRSMQQFTESLAKMKLPMDLDKPESEGQGDVVQNHNSNKLETDKKKDGSRVFYGSRAFF